A part of Bacillus thuringiensis genomic DNA contains:
- a CDS encoding iron-sulfur cluster biosynthesis family protein yields the protein MNIRITDETKAAIHRLEREDKKIIRIRGTMTNSCSIFVDVDLIWDTYNADDVVYEDANFIVQMDSFTKDYTGDTVKLDYKTTGFSITTPSETLVYGLSIKK from the coding sequence ATGAACATTCGCATTACTGATGAAACAAAAGCAGCTATACATAGATTAGAGCGCGAAGACAAAAAGATCATTCGCATTAGAGGGACAATGACAAACTCTTGTAGTATTTTCGTTGATGTGGATTTAATTTGGGATACATATAATGCAGATGACGTTGTATATGAAGATGCTAATTTTATCGTACAAATGGATTCATTTACGAAAGACTACACTGGTGATACGGTGAAACTTGATTATAAGACGACTGGTTTTAGCATTACGACTCCAAGTGAGACTTTAGTTTATGGGTTGTCGATTAAAAAATAA
- a CDS encoding DNA alkylation repair protein: MGKYVPLKFLFNEELAEKMADSICKHDPTFSKSIFVDSVTCKVESLELKQRIEVMADELHNALQKDFNAAIHILLKTLGPENTTEVGTFTNGYMYMPIAKYVEKYGLNDFESSFNAMYEITKRNTAEYAIRPFLETYHEDTLDILQQWIHDENSHIRRLVSEGTRPRLPWAKKMGALKGDFKNNLQLLEPLMNDTSKYVQKSVANHINDITKEDKELVFQWLQQLRDKQHPVNPWIIKHGLRTVIKNDTLPQDFSF, encoded by the coding sequence ATGGGTAAATATGTTCCGTTAAAATTTTTATTTAATGAAGAATTAGCCGAAAAAATGGCTGATTCTATTTGTAAACACGATCCTACTTTCTCTAAAAGCATCTTTGTAGATTCTGTAACATGTAAAGTTGAAAGTTTAGAATTAAAGCAACGTATTGAAGTAATGGCAGATGAATTACACAATGCTTTACAAAAAGATTTTAATGCAGCTATACATATATTACTGAAAACATTGGGACCAGAAAATACAACAGAAGTAGGCACATTTACAAACGGATATATGTACATGCCTATCGCAAAATACGTTGAAAAATATGGGCTTAACGATTTTGAATCCTCTTTCAACGCCATGTATGAAATAACAAAAAGAAATACTGCTGAATATGCCATTCGGCCTTTTCTTGAAACATACCATGAAGACACACTAGACATATTACAACAGTGGATTCATGACGAAAACAGCCACATTAGGAGATTAGTTTCCGAAGGTACAAGACCAAGACTTCCTTGGGCTAAAAAAATGGGAGCTCTGAAAGGTGACTTTAAGAATAATTTACAGCTTCTTGAACCATTAATGAATGATACTTCTAAATATGTCCAAAAATCTGTAGCCAATCATATTAACGATATTACGAAAGAAGATAAAGAACTCGTTTTTCAATGGTTACAGCAATTACGTGATAAACAACATCCTGTTAACCCTTGGATTATAAAACATGGGTTACGAACGGTTATTAAAAATGATACTTTACCACAAGATTTTTCTTTTTGA
- a CDS encoding HAMP domain-containing sensor histidine kinase, producing MKNTELKSYMTILAVLLSIFVIYQFIIQQLFYDHLKRDSIATWGEITARLVEQNPENEAEIMKVLSSHSSHLSEYQEKGTEILKQYGLYEDLESKFFPHLNNLIINHNQFMMWGLIAFGFLLFVANYMQQKNIFNKISQLTRAAKKIIEGDYSVVINENKEGDFAKLAISFRSMRDIIRKNMHDLLEEKRFLGEMLQDISHQLKTPLSTISIYNEMLLNEKLSREQQAQLLQNNDTQISRMNVLIQNLLKVAKIDAKAISFDKEPGNLVDTTEEVLNRLQSMISDKNILIDWNAPREIVVIHDKLWMQEALLNLLKNAIEHSKPGGKIMIQAKNSPIYTELVIQDFGEGISAEELPHIFERFYKSSSSKKHGSTGIGLALVKAIIEAHHALITVESEKNAYTKFTIIFMKF from the coding sequence ATGAAAAATACCGAGTTAAAAAGCTATATGACGATACTGGCCGTCCTTTTATCTATATTTGTGATTTACCAATTTATTATTCAACAATTATTTTATGATCATTTGAAAAGAGACTCTATTGCAACATGGGGTGAAATTACAGCTAGGTTGGTAGAGCAGAATCCAGAAAATGAAGCGGAAATTATGAAAGTCTTATCAAGTCATTCGTCTCACTTAAGTGAATATCAGGAAAAAGGGACAGAGATCCTAAAGCAGTATGGATTATATGAAGACTTGGAATCAAAATTTTTTCCTCACTTAAATAATCTAATTATTAATCACAATCAATTTATGATGTGGGGATTGATTGCTTTTGGATTTTTACTTTTTGTTGCAAACTACATGCAACAAAAAAATATTTTCAATAAGATTAGCCAGCTTACTAGAGCTGCAAAAAAGATAATCGAGGGAGATTACTCGGTTGTCATCAATGAAAATAAAGAAGGGGATTTCGCGAAACTGGCGATTTCATTTCGTTCAATGAGGGATATCATTAGAAAAAATATGCATGATTTGCTTGAAGAGAAGCGGTTTTTAGGAGAAATGTTGCAGGATATATCTCATCAGTTAAAAACGCCGCTTTCAACTATTTCTATCTATAATGAAATGTTGTTAAATGAGAAACTATCCCGAGAGCAACAAGCTCAATTACTACAAAATAATGATACTCAGATTTCTAGAATGAATGTCTTAATTCAGAATTTGTTAAAAGTAGCAAAAATTGATGCAAAAGCGATTTCGTTTGATAAAGAGCCAGGGAATTTAGTAGATACGACTGAGGAAGTACTAAATCGCTTGCAAAGCATGATAAGTGATAAAAATATTTTGATTGATTGGAATGCACCAAGAGAAATAGTCGTTATTCACGACAAATTATGGATGCAGGAAGCCTTGTTAAACCTGTTGAAGAATGCAATCGAACATTCTAAACCCGGTGGTAAAATAATGATTCAGGCCAAAAATTCTCCAATCTATACAGAACTAGTAATCCAAGACTTTGGAGAGGGAATTTCAGCTGAAGAATTACCTCATATTTTTGAACGATTCTATAAATCAAGTAGTTCTAAAAAGCACGGCTCGACCGGAATTGGATTGGCACTTGTCAAAGCTATTATAGAGGCACATCACGCCTTAATTACAGTTGAAAGTGAAAAAAATGCTTATACAAAATTTACAATTATTTTTATGAAATTTTAA
- a CDS encoding response regulator transcription factor produces MNKKILLVEDDEALGLAIEFSLRNEGYEVIRASSVKEAKHQFVHNTFDLSILDIGLPDGNGYDLCLYFKKQNENSIIIFLTALDEEANVVMGLDIGGDDYITKPFRVRELMARVKVQLRKQASLETPSQILKSENIRIDTNLVKVYKNCESITLTNLEYKLLLNFMKNSHKALKRDELLQQITEGDNVFFDENTLSVYIKRLRAKVEDNPQKPQFIVTERGYGYRWSKDVIG; encoded by the coding sequence TTGAATAAAAAAATATTACTAGTTGAAGATGATGAAGCTCTTGGGCTAGCCATCGAATTTTCATTGAGGAATGAAGGTTATGAGGTGATTAGAGCGTCCAGTGTAAAAGAAGCTAAACACCAGTTTGTTCACAATACATTTGATTTGTCCATCCTTGATATCGGCCTACCAGATGGTAATGGTTATGACTTATGTTTGTATTTTAAAAAGCAAAATGAGAATTCGATTATTATTTTCTTAACTGCACTAGATGAAGAAGCAAATGTGGTAATGGGGCTGGATATAGGCGGTGATGATTATATAACCAAACCTTTTCGGGTTAGGGAACTCATGGCCAGAGTGAAAGTACAATTGCGTAAACAAGCGTCGCTAGAAACACCATCTCAAATTTTAAAATCTGAGAATATAAGAATCGATACGAACCTAGTCAAGGTTTATAAAAATTGTGAAAGTATTACATTGACGAATTTAGAATACAAACTGCTATTGAATTTCATGAAGAATTCTCACAAAGCATTAAAAAGAGATGAACTCCTACAACAAATAACAGAAGGAGATAATGTTTTTTTTGATGAAAACACGTTATCTGTATACATAAAGCGTTTAAGAGCTAAAGTTGAAGACAATCCTCAAAAACCACAGTTTATCGTTACCGAAAGAGGATATGGTTATCGTTGGAGCAAGGATGTGATTGGGTGA
- a CDS encoding ABC transporter permease: protein MIGHYKQLSRRYLKGNMKRTIFTLIGIILSVSLISTIGLFMNGTQISQIENTKKNQGYSFHAVVFNYDELTLKKIKYNPQIESFGLMSQGETVQVGEAAVQMNFADDNALEFLKYSIIKGRVPSNDREAAVDPWVLPFIKENIQIGDSFELNEKKYKLVGFLSDSAYTQENKVGRVLTYKREFSAGEGKILVGINSKANFNEVLEGIKTIAGQNNIEISNELIQLEKLGYNDSIMATLIITISIVVIATVVVIYNAFQISVVERTRQFGLLRSIGATRKQIRQIVLREATFLAAIAIPIGIICSLIGLASLQFIFSLLMENSKEVSIFHVDWKILLISSIITFLSIIASSLYPAYFAGKISPLLAISSRLSIKKEQIKKKKNSMLKKPLSFPLSMAMKNVKRNKNRYTITILSIIISSVLFITFSYLMNVAFASKSFNELSVKSDITIKIEDKNPDHLAEITQVLNQLKSLGNISDAYEKKGNKIETKLKDVTQSTATVLEIKNTIGKNHAITIVNNYQENKTKKEEKLTLQVLAYGFITVISLISSVNIFNTITISIMTRRKELAALKSIGMSQKDLKKMITYEALIYGFSGSLQGIFFGCILSYIIYLAISDMLKMAWTIPYEACIITFVLALIISYLSVLNPLKKIQQDNIIDTIREE, encoded by the coding sequence TTGATTGGTCATTATAAACAATTAAGCAGGAGATACTTAAAGGGGAATATGAAACGAACAATTTTCACTTTGATCGGAATTATACTCTCTGTATCTTTAATTTCTACAATCGGCCTATTTATGAACGGCACTCAGATTTCTCAAATCGAGAATACGAAAAAGAATCAAGGGTATTCTTTTCATGCTGTTGTATTTAATTACGATGAATTGACATTAAAGAAAATTAAATATAACCCGCAAATTGAATCATTTGGTTTAATGTCACAGGGAGAAACAGTTCAAGTCGGAGAGGCTGCTGTACAAATGAATTTTGCTGATGATAACGCCTTGGAGTTTTTAAAATACAGTATTATTAAGGGGAGAGTGCCGTCTAATGATCGAGAAGCTGCTGTGGATCCCTGGGTATTACCTTTTATAAAAGAAAATATCCAAATAGGTGATTCATTTGAATTGAATGAAAAAAAATACAAACTGGTTGGTTTTCTAAGTGATAGTGCATATACACAGGAAAATAAAGTGGGACGGGTACTAACTTATAAGCGCGAGTTTAGCGCTGGAGAAGGAAAAATATTAGTTGGAATTAACTCAAAAGCAAATTTTAATGAGGTTTTAGAGGGAATTAAGACCATTGCCGGACAAAATAATATTGAAATAAGTAATGAATTAATTCAATTAGAGAAACTAGGTTATAATGATTCGATTATGGCTACGCTAATTATTACAATCAGCATTGTTGTGATAGCGACAGTTGTTGTGATTTACAACGCTTTTCAAATCAGTGTCGTGGAACGAACGAGGCAGTTTGGTTTGTTGAGAAGCATTGGTGCAACACGAAAGCAAATTAGACAAATTGTGCTGAGAGAAGCTACTTTTCTGGCTGCTATCGCTATACCCATTGGAATTATATGCAGCCTAATAGGGCTTGCCTCTCTTCAGTTTATTTTTTCACTTTTAATGGAAAATAGTAAAGAGGTCTCGATATTCCATGTTGATTGGAAGATTTTATTAATCAGTTCGATTATTACCTTCCTTTCTATAATAGCGTCAAGTTTGTACCCAGCTTATTTTGCAGGCAAAATCTCCCCATTATTAGCAATCAGCAGCAGGTTGTCAATTAAAAAGGAACAAATCAAAAAGAAAAAGAATTCCATGTTGAAAAAACCTTTATCTTTTCCTTTGAGCATGGCTATGAAAAATGTGAAGCGAAATAAAAATCGCTATACCATTACAATCTTATCAATTATTATAAGTAGTGTGTTATTTATTACTTTCTCTTATTTAATGAATGTTGCATTTGCATCTAAGTCTTTCAATGAATTATCTGTTAAATCGGATATTACAATTAAGATAGAAGATAAGAATCCAGATCATTTAGCTGAAATTACACAAGTTTTGAATCAGTTAAAATCACTTGGAAATATATCTGATGCATACGAAAAGAAGGGCAATAAAATTGAAACTAAATTAAAGGATGTAACTCAATCTACCGCGACAGTTTTGGAAATAAAAAATACGATTGGAAAAAATCATGCCATTACAATCGTAAATAATTATCAAGAAAATAAAACAAAAAAAGAAGAAAAACTTACTTTACAAGTGCTTGCATATGGTTTTATTACAGTCATTTCTTTAATTAGTAGTGTTAATATTTTTAATACTATAACTATAAGCATTATGACTAGACGAAAAGAACTGGCCGCGTTGAAATCCATTGGTATGTCACAAAAGGATTTGAAAAAAATGATTACCTATGAAGCTCTGATTTACGGTTTTTCTGGAAGTTTACAAGGAATCTTTTTTGGTTGTATATTGTCTTATATTATATATTTAGCTATATCTGATATGTTGAAAATGGCATGGACGATTCCCTATGAAGCTTGTATTATTACGTTTGTTTTAGCTTTAATAATTAGTTATTTATCAGTCTTAAATCCATTGAAAAAAATTCAACAAGATAATATCATTGATACTATCAGAGAAGAGTAA
- a CDS encoding ABC transporter ATP-binding protein yields MEIVRIENVVKSYGEGNSRVDALKGINLSIQQGEFVSIVGASGSGKSTLLHILGGLDCPSSGSVFIGENNIYDYTDNELSIFRRRKVGFIFQFFNLIPVLNVQENIALPTLLDNEPVDNPYMDEIIEILGLHERKNHLPSELSGGQQQRVSIGRALINRPHLILADEPTGNLDTQNTKEVMDLLRLTAKKYNQTIVLITHDLNIASTSDRIITIEDGQIVSDQWLSTNKSKTGGN; encoded by the coding sequence ATGGAAATCGTAAGAATAGAGAATGTAGTCAAAAGTTATGGTGAAGGAAATAGTAGGGTAGATGCTTTGAAGGGCATAAATCTTTCTATACAGCAAGGGGAATTTGTCTCAATCGTAGGAGCTTCTGGATCAGGTAAAAGTACATTACTGCATATTTTAGGAGGGTTGGACTGCCCAAGCTCAGGAAGCGTGTTTATTGGAGAGAATAATATTTATGATTATACAGATAATGAACTTTCGATATTTAGAAGAAGAAAAGTTGGTTTTATATTTCAGTTCTTCAATTTAATTCCTGTATTGAACGTGCAGGAGAATATAGCTTTACCTACTTTACTGGATAATGAACCTGTAGATAATCCTTATATGGACGAAATTATTGAAATTCTGGGACTTCATGAAAGAAAAAATCATTTACCATCTGAATTATCAGGAGGTCAGCAACAACGGGTTTCGATTGGGAGAGCACTTATAAATCGCCCACATTTGATTTTAGCTGATGAGCCTACAGGAAATCTGGATACTCAAAATACAAAAGAAGTCATGGATTTATTAAGATTGACAGCAAAGAAATATAATCAAACTATTGTATTGATTACCCACGATTTAAATATTGCATCAACTTCTGACCGTATTATTACAATTGAAGATGGCCAAATCGTTTCCGATCAGTGGCTATCCACGAATAAGTCTAAGACGGGAGGAAATTAA
- a CDS encoding lipoprotein BA_5634 family protein, which translates to MKRIISYAVVIAIFIGIGLGVKRFVQGPGQPVDGILVSGTAADVEKVKQEFKDDTKQSIDYKVKYVTTTKRIPLSEEDKKQNDTNEEFEINTTEYTVINSSTAVKLFNKGLLRARKDPNSTTTISEMVKDKNKVSSDQNLLFSFAAKDSMVDNFENNQLNLNGKTVSAQYVKQQIWIGYAPMDLVILKDQDYNAISESESIMKLIQFKKRDFDYKNKQEVDKVLQEIDKVSSNNQHKINFVEVQD; encoded by the coding sequence ATGAAAAGAATTATAAGTTATGCGGTAGTTATTGCTATTTTTATAGGAATAGGACTAGGAGTAAAACGTTTTGTACAAGGTCCAGGACAACCAGTCGATGGGATTCTAGTTAGTGGTACTGCAGCTGATGTAGAAAAAGTCAAACAAGAATTTAAAGATGATACTAAACAATCGATAGACTATAAAGTAAAGTATGTCACAACAACAAAAAGGATCCCATTATCAGAAGAAGATAAGAAACAAAATGATACAAATGAAGAATTTGAAATCAATACTACAGAATATACGGTTATTAATAGTTCGACCGCTGTAAAATTATTTAATAAGGGACTTCTAAGAGCTAGAAAAGATCCAAATTCAACGACTACTATTTCTGAGATGGTGAAAGATAAAAATAAAGTATCTAGTGATCAGAATCTATTATTTTCTTTTGCGGCTAAGGATTCTATGGTTGATAATTTTGAAAATAACCAGTTGAATTTGAACGGTAAGACGGTATCTGCCCAGTATGTGAAACAGCAAATTTGGATTGGGTATGCCCCAATGGACCTTGTTATTCTAAAAGACCAAGACTATAATGCAATTTCTGAATCAGAGTCAATAATGAAATTAATTCAATTTAAAAAACGTGATTTTGATTATAAAAACAAACAAGAAGTAGATAAAGTTTTACAAGAGATTGATAAGGTCTCATCGAATAATCAGCATAAAATAAACTTTGTAGAGGTACAAGACTAA
- a CDS encoding condensation protein, translating into MEQRKYSVTPQDRMNYILGLYSANQQINAVLYFPIGISKKVLEQSVRITLQLQPVLNSRFVESDMPYWEEHSSNSNSPICFFAEGNDQNLEMMAIDFIKKSGDPIQGPMVQTKLFQGTSINMLVVKLSHLCSDGAGVKAYIHLLGAIYTQLSMGQSKDEIIMRYNAENEGFRDQSPVFKYTGITDIKSAYRPSQEQQAALWAFPSQPNKNAHPEMAVQRLSREQTLRLIQRTKAQQAALNDAILTAYFRSLSHFAVYAEPRTAKKMVGLTIDLRRYLPNHTTGSICNLSGMEMPVIKMENDDSFNQTLVRVKESMDIIKSQNPGLSSAAGMELLASKKLSEVKEMYKQQYERALQMGMALPLLTNFGSIADEPIKFGEVQAQDGYMTSPIMYAPFFTMGASSYNGRLTFTIGYHSPDTTKEKVSQFLDSVVNQLSCL; encoded by the coding sequence ATGGAACAAAGGAAATATTCAGTAACACCTCAAGATCGAATGAATTATATACTAGGTCTTTATTCCGCAAACCAACAAATTAATGCCGTTCTTTATTTTCCTATAGGTATATCAAAAAAGGTACTTGAACAATCAGTAAGAATAACGTTACAATTACAGCCCGTTTTAAACAGCCGTTTTGTAGAAAGTGATATGCCTTACTGGGAGGAACATTCATCTAATTCTAACTCACCAATTTGTTTTTTTGCAGAAGGAAATGATCAAAATCTTGAAATGATGGCAATAGATTTTATAAAGAAATCTGGAGATCCTATTCAGGGGCCTATGGTTCAGACAAAATTATTTCAAGGTACTTCAATAAATATGTTAGTTGTGAAATTATCTCATCTTTGTTCAGATGGCGCTGGAGTCAAGGCATATATTCATTTGCTGGGAGCAATTTATACTCAACTTTCTATGGGACAGTCTAAGGATGAAATTATAATGAGATATAATGCAGAAAATGAGGGTTTTCGCGATCAATCACCTGTTTTCAAATATACTGGAATAACAGACATAAAAAGTGCGTATCGTCCCAGCCAAGAACAACAAGCTGCGTTATGGGCTTTTCCATCTCAACCTAACAAAAATGCTCATCCAGAAATGGCCGTGCAACGGTTAAGCCGTGAGCAAACTCTACGTTTAATCCAGCGGACAAAGGCACAACAAGCTGCCTTAAATGATGCAATCCTGACTGCATACTTCCGCTCTTTATCACATTTCGCTGTGTATGCAGAACCTCGTACCGCAAAAAAAATGGTTGGTTTAACAATTGATTTACGCCGATATCTCCCTAATCATACAACTGGTTCAATTTGCAACTTATCCGGGATGGAAATGCCAGTGATTAAAATGGAAAATGATGATTCATTTAATCAAACTCTAGTTCGAGTCAAAGAATCAATGGATATAATAAAATCTCAAAATCCAGGTCTTTCTTCAGCCGCAGGAATGGAGTTACTGGCAAGTAAAAAGCTATCTGAAGTGAAGGAAATGTATAAACAGCAATACGAACGGGCTTTACAAATGGGCATGGCTTTACCGTTACTTACTAATTTCGGATCGATAGCAGATGAACCTATTAAGTTTGGTGAAGTTCAGGCTCAAGACGGGTATATGACATCACCTATTATGTATGCACCATTCTTTACAATGGGAGCAAGCTCTTATAATGGAAGACTTACATTTACGATTGGGTATCATTCGCCAGATACAACAAAAGAAAAGGTATCGCAATTTTTAGATAGCGTGGTCAATCAACTATCGTGTTTGTAA
- a CDS encoding class I SAM-dependent methyltransferase, whose protein sequence is MKRDPLFLTLLENANTNFSGWDFSFISETGRMKSEPLSWSYGSTAFQLMQHAESTLDMGTGGGEFLSKLQPFPSTIYATEGYAPNVPIARKKLEPLGITVVEVSDDTALPFQDGQFNLILNQHESYAASEVKRILSPNGTFLTQQVGGLDCAELNEQFGSPLNSEFASWSLEAACSELEENGFTILEEKEEFPFQRFYDIGAIIYYLKAIPWQIPDFTVEGYYEELYRIHEIILQKGYFDVKQHRFMIKAIRK, encoded by the coding sequence ATGAAACGTGATCCATTATTTTTAACTTTATTAGAAAATGCTAATACAAATTTTAGCGGTTGGGATTTTTCTTTTATTTCAGAAACGGGTCGAATGAAGAGCGAGCCTTTATCGTGGTCATATGGCAGTACAGCTTTCCAGCTTATGCAGCATGCAGAATCAACGCTCGATATGGGGACTGGCGGCGGAGAGTTTTTATCTAAGTTACAACCGTTCCCGTCAACTATTTATGCTACTGAGGGCTACGCTCCAAACGTGCCAATTGCTCGAAAGAAATTAGAGCCTTTAGGGATTACTGTTGTAGAGGTGAGCGATGATACTGCATTGCCATTTCAAGATGGTCAGTTTAATCTAATCCTAAATCAACATGAATCATATGCTGCTTCTGAAGTAAAAAGAATCCTTTCTCCTAATGGAACCTTTCTGACACAACAAGTTGGCGGTCTTGATTGCGCTGAACTTAATGAGCAGTTTGGCTCACCGCTAAATAGCGAATTTGCAAGTTGGTCGCTTGAAGCGGCATGTAGTGAGTTAGAGGAAAATGGATTTACTATTTTAGAAGAAAAAGAAGAGTTCCCTTTTCAACGCTTTTATGACATTGGCGCTATCATCTATTACTTAAAAGCAATTCCGTGGCAAATTCCTGATTTTACTGTCGAGGGTTACTATGAGGAATTATATCGTATACATGAGATCATTTTGCAAAAGGGATATTTTGATGTGAAGCAACATCGATTTATGATTAAGGCGATTCGAAAATAA
- a CDS encoding PhzF family phenazine biosynthesis protein, producing the protein MKISVYVASAFSKDHKGGNKAGVVFMENTLTTTQKMAIAKQLGYAETAFISESEVADYKIEYFTPKEEVDLCGHATIGSFAILMHVNKLFKNRYTIETNSGVLTITIKDDIIFMEQNEPIFYDVISPNEFIDCFDIEDIDNTYPIQIVSTGLKDILVPIKSETQLHTLQPNFEKIKEISKYYNVVGMHLYTFNDNRIICRNFAPLYDINEEAATGTSNGALACYLYEQHYLQKEVYVFEQGYSLHSPSEILVKLATDSENKIEKVYVGGKGYYCETKCLNIENIE; encoded by the coding sequence ATGAAAATATCTGTTTATGTTGCAAGTGCATTTAGCAAGGATCATAAAGGCGGAAATAAAGCAGGAGTGGTATTTATGGAGAATACATTGACTACTACTCAAAAAATGGCAATAGCCAAACAACTGGGCTATGCGGAAACCGCATTTATATCAGAATCTGAAGTTGCTGATTATAAAATTGAGTATTTTACACCAAAAGAGGAAGTTGATTTATGTGGTCATGCCACAATTGGCTCTTTCGCGATACTGATGCATGTAAATAAACTTTTCAAGAATCGCTATACGATTGAAACGAACAGCGGTGTTCTTACTATTACCATAAAAGATGATATTATATTCATGGAACAAAACGAACCGATATTCTATGATGTTATATCTCCAAATGAGTTTATCGACTGCTTTGACATTGAAGATATAGACAATACATACCCAATTCAAATTGTCTCCACGGGCTTAAAAGATATTTTAGTTCCTATAAAAAGCGAAACACAATTACATACACTGCAACCTAATTTTGAAAAAATTAAAGAAATCAGCAAGTATTATAATGTTGTCGGGATGCATCTATATACTTTTAATGACAATCGAATTATATGCAGAAACTTTGCTCCACTATACGACATTAATGAAGAAGCAGCGACTGGAACTTCAAATGGTGCATTAGCTTGCTATCTTTATGAACAGCACTACTTACAAAAAGAAGTCTATGTATTTGAACAAGGTTATTCTTTACACTCGCCTTCCGAAATATTAGTTAAATTAGCAACCGATAGCGAGAATAAAATAGAAAAAGTTTATGTTGGTGGCAAAGGCTATTACTGTGAAACAAAGTGTTTAAATATAGAAAATATTGAGTGA
- a CDS encoding YiiX/YebB-like N1pC/P60 family cysteine hydrolase yields MKVAKKKIVPLLLVGGILAGGGIVAETAYGAETEVFQPKSVEYEIQMMKDSGMTLEQVKQFVEISKEGKEFFEKDAKIKAENDLKEIDELKTTHPEEAKELYSKIDDPAYSQNELNGLVALAGSALGTKGDVLVSYEINSGSSSIGVGHTAIVSKDSSRTIESFAKSWSPTGKDGVQYYPNTWKGRSKVYGLWVKGANNTKYLNAASYAQGQIGKGYNWSFFDKNRTDKFYCSQLAWRSWKNQGIDIDNVTWDTVVTPMELVKSSNTTIFYSN; encoded by the coding sequence ATGAAAGTCGCAAAGAAAAAAATAGTACCGTTGTTATTAGTAGGTGGAATACTTGCTGGGGGAGGTATTGTAGCTGAAACTGCGTATGGAGCTGAAACGGAAGTTTTTCAGCCAAAGTCAGTAGAGTATGAGATTCAGATGATGAAAGATAGTGGCATGACGTTGGAACAGGTAAAACAATTTGTTGAAATTTCTAAAGAAGGAAAAGAGTTTTTCGAAAAAGATGCGAAAATTAAAGCGGAAAACGATTTGAAAGAGATTGATGAGTTAAAAACAACACATCCAGAAGAAGCGAAAGAATTGTATTCTAAAATTGATGATCCTGCATATAGTCAAAATGAATTAAATGGTCTTGTTGCGTTAGCAGGATCTGCTTTAGGTACAAAAGGGGATGTTTTAGTCAGTTATGAAATTAATTCTGGAAGTTCTTCTATCGGTGTAGGACACACAGCGATCGTATCAAAAGATAGTAGTCGTACAATAGAATCATTTGCAAAAAGTTGGAGTCCAACTGGAAAAGATGGAGTCCAATATTACCCTAATACATGGAAAGGACGTTCTAAAGTTTATGGTCTATGGGTGAAGGGAGCTAACAATACAAAATATTTAAATGCAGCTTCATATGCTCAGGGACAAATTGGAAAAGGTTATAATTGGTCATTCTTCGATAAAAATAGAACGGATAAGTTTTATTGTTCTCAATTGGCATGGCGTTCTTGGAAAAATCAAGGTATTGATATTGATAATGTTACTTGGGACACTGTTGTTACACCAATGGAATTAGTAAAATCATCAAATACTACTATTTTCTATTCTAATTGA